The genomic window AAGCATGACAACGatcagcacagcagcaacataCTGGTAGACCTTGAGAAAGAGCCGCGCGTACTTGCCGGACGTGGCCCTTGGGGGGCTTCTGAGAGGGATGGTAACCAACTTGCCGGTAAGCTTGCTGCGCGACGAGGTCGATGGCGTCGCGCGCCTTGCAAAGGACAGTCCGACTGTCGTACGTCGCGTGTCGAGCTCTGGATTGCGGCTGGGTGTTGTGCGGGAGTTGTTCAGGCTTTCCTCCTTTGGTGCGTCCGAGGATGAGGAACTCACTTCGTCCTTCTCATCAGCCTTGTCTGTCTGCGGCTTTGTTGCGGCCGAGGATCCCTTCTCTAAGTCATCCCGTGCCTCATCCTTCTTGGACCGTTCCGAGGCTCTGTACTGCTCCATGAAGTGCTTGatctgctcctccgccccgAGAAGATCGTGAAAGTCATAAAAGAAGTACTtgcgagaggaaaggaagcgcTTCTTCTGTGCGGAAGGGGTGGGCGACAGCATCACAATagcctcgctgcgctgcaacACTACCACGAGCACACTCGTCGGCACCCCCTTCACCTGCTGCGTCTCGAGGCGGATTCGCTTCACATTGCTCCAGTCTAGGTCAATACGAAAAACAGAGGAGGTGAAGTAGAACTCCTTCTCCGTCGCGACGAGGTTGCCGCGGCAACTTTGGCACTGGCAAGAAAAGGTAAACATGATGGGTGAAGAACGCTCTGCGTGCGCCTACCACCCGTATGAAATCCCTCACACAacgagtgtgtgggtgtgagtgtgtgtgtgtgtgtgtattgtaGGGCTTACCAcagtgaaaaaaaaggatGACTCCAGTGAGAAGCGGAAGGCTTGCACGGATATGCAGTCGCCTGCCTGCGGACGCGCCACCTGAGGCGGTGCGCGCAGCACAGAAcccaaagaaaaagaaaaaagagaagacgatAAGTCGAGAATGGGGAGAGGGTAGGGGGTGAAGCACTTCCGGGGACAGGGGCACATCATTGTGGAGATGACGGACACCTGGAACGGAGTGCAGAAGAGCTCCGTACTCTGTTGAGAGTCCGTAGCTCCGCATCTCTCGCTGGTACACATAACAAATGGCATGGCTCGCCTGTTTCTTTAGTGCGCTGGTACCTGCTCATCCTCCAGCACGGACAACGCACAGGTGCTGGCAGAAGAACAGTAGGCCCCTCCAGAAGACGGGggaggaaaacaagagaggcCGCGTGCCacggaagggggagaggggtaaGGTGCCCATCAACAGGGCTGTTTTCCATACAGACCCGAGGCGAGCCGTAACTGCCATTTGCTAGGTCGATCGTCTCTGATAAGCGCTTGTCTCAAATCGCATTCTTTTTTCAGCTCTGACTAACACAGTCCGCGTTGGAGGTTACATGCAAAGATGAAGTGCTGccgtggggggaggggggagaaggaaaagcaaaagatgaaagaggaagaacagtgaagagagcgccaacgagagaggggggcactGAGTCAAGGAAGGAGCTGAACCTGGGGGTGAAAAGAGAGCACAGTACAACTGCAGAGttgcgccctcctcctttctatTCCTCGCCTTCACGGTTGCCTTCACTTCGTCTCAAGAACTTGTCCGCTCAATGCAAGACTGAGTCTCGAGAaccacctctttctctccttccctctctgcctgtctCCGTCATAGCACGATCTCTTTTCGTTCATGTCACTACTGTTTTGCGTGCCTcttgctgctctctcttccatATGCTCTATCCTTCCATGAACGCGAGAAGAAAAATGTGCGCAGAAACGCTCGCACGGGGAGAAATagagagatgcacacgcacacagagacgtGGATAAACGCAgatgaagaaggggaagacaAAGGGTGGAAAGTTAAATACATAAATgtcctttttgtttgtttgttatTCTTCGGCCAATGACCTCTCCCCCGCACTACCCCCGCCCCTGTCTCACTGCCGTCTTTTATGAGGTCTCTCCTTTCGCGGCTGCACCCAACCCGACTCCGCACACTACTGCACTGCTGAGCACACGCCCACATACGTCGGCACTATTCGGAGGCGTCGTTGCATTACGCACTCTTATGCAGCAATGTTTTTCACGAGTGGATAAAGCGCACCAACGCCAGCGGCGTCCAAATccacagcaccagcgctatttctccctctgtctgtcGAGTGAGTGTCAAGCTCGGTAACGATACAAACTCCTCTGCGCACAAAGACAGACAACGCACCAACAAACCATGCGAATcgacaaagaaaagggaggcgaGGGCAGCTACGTGATGGcggtgagcgagagagggagagagagagagacgagggggAACGAGGAGGAtttgatgtgtgtgtgttgggtggggggaagggggggagcagacagagacacgcacacacacacacacacacaacagcggctcagcaagcaaaaaaaaaaaagacaagaaAGTGCGCGAAAGGCATTTCGGaacggaaaagaaaaaagtgaGAGCACAAGCACTCAATGGAGACGTGCCAGCGGCCCGCACGCACAAACCAAACGCGTGTaaagaagcagcaggcagagaaagcgaaagtCTATAGAACGACTCCCATCATCTTGTTGTCCAAGATGCCATCCCTCCTCGCCATTCTCTagagtgtatgtgtgggcaCGCCACACGGCGTGTTTCGATGTGCCCTCATCGCAGGCCGCCGCAGACAAACACGTGAAATGGAGAGAGGGCTACGATGGCTGCGGGAAAGGTAAACCCAAGAGCGCGGTGCCACCCCACTCGCCGAGATTGCGGCCGGCTCTCCATCGCGTCTCTCGCCCTGCTCTATTGTTGGCGGGTAGGTGTACCTCTCTGTCGATGGCAGATCAAGGATGAGGGGTGTGATGGACGGCGGCGTGAGTTCCTCCTTGTGCTCTTGTTATCCAATAAGAAAATGGTTGGCCTTACCCGCACTTGAAGAGCAACACAGCGACCTGGCCGAGGTAGAAGTACAGGAAGCAGTGGGTGTCGTGTGTCACAAAGCTGCCGAAGTTACGGCCCACAATGCAGTGCCACGTCGGCTGGTACTTCTTATCGAACTCCTTCTTGATGTAGGCGGCGATATCCTTCTCAATGTTGAACTTTTCCATTGCCTGCAGCGTCACCTCAATCGCGTCTGCCTGCATGTCCTCTGGCATGTCAGCATTCTTCACCGTGGCCTTGTGATCGTTGTACATGATTGCGGTGTGTACAGACGGGGGGCGGTGCGTAGAAGGAGTAGTCGCactgaggaagaagggaggtgGGATGGGGAGTGGGGTTCGAAAGAGTCAGCTTTGTCGATCGGCAGATGCTCAAAGAACAAAAAGGAGGGCACCAacgcagagaggcggtgACAAGAATCTACAAGGAAACTCAGtaggctctctctctctctttgtttgccAATAGGGAAGGGGGGTTGGAAAGGCGTATGTGGAATGACTGCTCGAGCGCAGCGTAGCGTGAGACAGTGTGTcggtgaagagagagcggcgaATTGTCCAGCaggcagaggtgaaggaTGGAGAGTCAGTCAGCATAAAAAAGAACACCGCGTCGTCGGAGGTGGGCAGAGGTAGGGGGAGCGAGCATGTGAAGGAGTAAACCGAGAAACGGTCGGAGGTCAGAGGCATCGCTTGGTGCGAGAAAAACAGTTGCGGCTCTGCCACGGGGTCCAGAGGGCACCCACTACGAAAAGACATTGTCTGTGTGACTGTGCGACACGGCAGAGTATCCACGCACTCCGTCGCAGCACAGTCCCATACACAGCAACGAATGAGCGGTGTAATCGCATGCGCCGGCTGCGTGTTTTCATCTCCACCTCGTTTGTCTGTGTGCTCTGCTgtttgcagctgcagcccgtCCTCAACAGCCATATGGCTGCGCAGAGGCCATCGGtcagggaaaagagaaggggcgaGGTGCCGCTGGTAGGTGGACCCAGAGACAGTTGGTGAAAGCAGAAAGAAGCACTATCACGCATACACGGCGGACGCCATAAAACAcctaccaccacctcttACCCCCTCTTCATGCTGTCCACTTGCTTcccaccccccccaccccccttaTCATGCGCGGCCactctttgtttttctcctttgcggCGATAGTCGCTTTCCGTCTATGGTCTATGTCCGTCTATGGCATGCGGGCTTTCTGGTGCGTATGAAGGCGCATGGGCGGGTAGGCAAAGTagcaggagaggaggagaaggccgcgtcgtcgtcacggACGCACGAGTGCACTTCCACGTCTCTCTGCCTTAGGCAGTGCGTATATGCGCAACATGACTACCGAAACAGCGCGCGGCTAGTCTGCGGTCGCTGCGCAACGGCGTCTTCTGCTTTGTCTGTGAGAGCGTCACTCGTCAGGTCACCAGTGGCGTCATCGCGCTCCTCTCCATACGCATCGCTTGGAGAGCCCCGGTCCCCTTGCTTGGAGGAGAGAAAATCAACCATGTGAGTCGTGCGGTTGTCAACGGCAGCCTTCACGCCTGTGGATGCCGCCATCAGGCCAACTGTCACGGCTGCTCGCTGATCAAGGATGCGATCAAAGAGTTGCTGTGCGCTGTTCAGCGCTGGAGAGTCCTGTTCATGCGCGGGCGATGAAAATGGCGAGTGTCTACAGTCGGTGAGAACATGCAAGTGTATATCCGACAAAGGCGTCTGTGGGGCGCCCGCGTCGTCAGCATCGACGCTGTCgtgactgccgctgctggggtgGTGGGAAACGCTTTCCGAGGTCGACTGTACTACGACGTCCACAATATGCGTCGTCTCTTCTCCCGCGGGAGACGGCATAGGAGGCACCGGTGGTCGTCGCCACTGGTGCTGCAACCGCTGGAGCGCAAGCTGCTTCTGCCGAATCGCGGCCGCAGCATCCAGCAGCTCCGACAGTGACAGGGAGCTCAAATCACGAGCCGCCTCCGAAGACGGCATGCGGTTCCTCGCGTCGGTCTCTCCAACGTAGTCGACAAGGGGGTCGACTACCTCACCGCTTGTCGGGGAGCCACGCCGCTGCAATGACGCTGCCTTGTGGCTTCGGCCGCGCGATTCGTCAAGGCTGCCGCTGGAAGGTAGCTGCGAAGACGCTTcacgaagctgctgctgcagtgcaagAGGGAGATGTGCCACGTAGTGATCTGCCACCTCGCAAAGTCCAGGGCGGACCGCGTCTCCATAGAGCCTAAAGTAATCTTGCTCCTCCTGGGTAGCTGTGCGAGCGGTCGGTCTCTGATCAGGTGATGGGCGAGgactgcagcgacgcactTCCGCCTTGAAGGGCGACGGCGAGTAGGCGAGGGGGTCCTTGTTCTCTTGCTCAGCCAAGCGCTTGCGAACTGCAGCCtcacgcagcacctcgctgcgcagcttcttCCGCTGCCCAGGCGGGCCGTTGCGGTGGTACTCCACAGCCAGCGCACCAGACCGCGCTGCACGCTGACGCAACTGACGTTCACGGCGCgccagctccttctcccgcGCCGCGATCCGCTCCatggccgccttctctcgcgccgccacctcgcgAGACTGCATAGCCGTGACGCCGTAGGTCACCTccttctgccgcttctcCAATCGGCGTTTTGCCTGTCCCACACTCCCCTGGAGGCGCTCCTTTTCTTGCCGCAACCGACCGATCTCCTTCCGCTGGTCTGCCACGAGCGTTCGGTCCTGCCtgagctgctgttgcagtgCTTCAGTGTGCGCCCAGATGTCGCGGCATCGCTCGTTGCttgccagcaccgcctcctgcagtTCCTTGGCTTCCTGGCACAGAGACTCGTATagcgccctctcctctggcGCCAGGCCAGATGGCGTAAACCAGTCCTCTCCAGGAACAGGTGGGAGAGCGTCGCCGTTGCCTGGCACGGCCGCGCTTTCTTCAGGGCACACAGAAGAGGCACTCATCGTAGAATGGCAAGACGAGGTGCGGGTGGTGGTCGCCCGCGCTGCTACCGAGCTGGAACAACTCGGGCGGAGGGCGACCAGCGCTGCCTGAAATTGGCCTGgacgcacaacagcagcagtagtaAAAGTATCGACGACCTCAGCACCTACTACGGTTCCAttcgctgctggcgcttccGTGGTGATCACAATACGTGATTGCAACTCCGGTGCGACACAgtgggcggcgccgcctAGCCCACGCTGCACCGACAATGgcagcgcaggtggcgcGCTTGGATGGAGCGGGGGGGGAGCTCTCATCGGTAAGAGACAAGAGGATGAGGCTCGTTGTGGTCGAGGGTCTCCCAGCAGTAGCTGGCACAGAGACGACAAGAAGAGCTGCTCGCACCGCTCCACGCACAAAGCCCCGTCCAAGATGCGAAGGGAGGGAATAACTTGACGCAGAAGGCAGGCGTACGCAAGAGTGGAAATCCAAGTCGCGCCGTCGGGTAGGGCGGTACTCATATTCGGCTGCTCTTTCAAGATagccgccgcagcgatcTGCTCCAGAGCGTCCAGTTGGGCTACCGACTGAAAGCGCGCAATGGGAGTACTCGAGATCCCACCCTCGTGCATCACCTCGGTCAGTGCAGCAGCCAGCATGTTTTGCTCGTCAACGCGCATGCTCACGATAGCGTGGGTAAGCTGTAGCATCACAGATGGTGCCGCGCCAAGGATCATGCGAGAGACCGGCGACGGGTGGAGATGTAGGTCCCActgcacagcgccaccgtgcCCGCTTATGGCTGAGATACCCTGAAGATCCTCAATCCCGGTGCCAGCCACGTTCACCGAGCACAGCGGCGCAACAGCTGACTGCGTAGCTGCCGCTACCGTCCCCTTCGAACTCGTCTCGGTGCATGGTGGGAtcgagaaaaagaagcagtTCAGGGCAGCCAAACCTCGGTTGTGGGAGAGGTCGACGGAGgacagcgtcgctgcggttTCCGCGGTGAAGGGATGCTCAGCCAACAATG from Leishmania panamensis strain MHOM/PA/94/PSC-1 chromosome 32 sequence includes these protein-coding regions:
- a CDS encoding dynein light chain, flagellar outer arm, putative (TriTrypDB/GeneDB-style sysID: LpmP.32.0260); the encoded protein is MYNDHKATVKNADMPEDMQADAIEVTLQAMEKFNIEKDIAAYIKKEFDKKYQPTWHCIVGRNFGSFVTHDTHCFLYFYLGQVAVLLFKCG
- a CDS encoding hypothetical protein (TriTrypDB/GeneDB-style sysID: LpmP.32.0270), with the translated sequence MEIDLRDRGIARLCFDAQETNKEEATVASAVAALLADHNRIDCVRGLNTVFVNLVEIRLSHNALGRLSTPYDAVRQISLRDLAAASCCCDGVASWIRCLPATLQVIDIAFNGLHSFLECTCECASSLELHVARDGVMVKHLVFDTTMSLARLLRHRLPFALPLFFSAQRFPQLRELNVSHNSLNVNLCESDEMQDGYNALQALLAEHPFTAETAATLSSVDLSHNRGLAALNCFFFSIPPCTETSSKGTVAAATQSAVAPLCSVNVAGTGIEDLQGISAISGHGGAVQWDLHLHPSPVSRMILGAAPSVMLQLTHAIVSMRVDEQNMLAAALTEVMHEGGISSTPIARFQSVAQLDALEQIAAAAILKEQPNMSTALPDGATWISTLAYACLLRQVIPSLRILDGALCVERCEQLFLSSLCQLLLGDPRPQRASSSCLLPMRAPPPLHPSAPPALPLSVQRGLGGAAHCVAPELQSRIVITTEAPAANGTVVGAEVVDTFTTAAVVRPGQFQAALVALRPSCSSSVAARATTTRTSSCHSTMSASSVCPEESAAVPGNGDALPPVPGEDWFTPSGLAPEERALYESLCQEAKELQEAVLASNERCRDIWAHTEALQQQLRQDRTLVADQRKEIGRLRQEKERLQGSVGQAKRRLEKRQKEVTYGVTAMQSREVAAREKAAMERIAAREKELARRERQLRQRAARSGALAVEYHRNGPPGQRKKLRSEVLREAAVRKRLAEQENKDPLAYSPSPFKAEVRRCSPRPSPDQRPTARTATQEEQDYFRLYGDAVRPGLCEVADHYVAHLPLALQQQLREASSQLPSSGSLDESRGRSHKAASLQRRGSPTSGEVVDPLVDYVGETDARNRMPSSEAARDLSSLSLSELLDAAAAIRQKQLALQRLQHQWRRPPVPPMPSPAGEETTHIVDVVVQSTSESVSHHPSSGSHDSVDADDAGAPQTPLSDIHLHVLTDCRHSPFSSPAHEQDSPALNSAQQLFDRILDQRAAVTVGLMAASTGVKAAVDNRTTHMVDFLSSKQGDRGSPSDAYGEERDDATGDLTSDALTDKAEDAVAQRPQTSRALFR